Proteins found in one Zea mays cultivar B73 chromosome 1, Zm-B73-REFERENCE-NAM-5.0, whole genome shotgun sequence genomic segment:
- the LOC103631816 gene encoding tryptamine benzoyltransferase 1, producing METMKATRTLVQPVYSTPHPLAGEKVPLTVFDRAAFDIFVPTVLAYPAPAPSNEALKDGLRRAVALYPHLAGRLAVDDRGRRFLHVNDEGVLVVEAAISADLSGVLAGGMTDANVVVDELYPSLPEDNVGAALLQIKLNRCRCGGLVVGIICHHHVADGHSMSAFFTTWASAVRAGKDFSVPAPPFLKRAATAVPRATPTPIFDHRSIEFMGGGDGGRTSRIKSYAVVPMDEIKSLTVHFTDEFIAGLKARVGVRCSTFQCLLAHVWKKITAARDLNLEEFTQVRVAVNCRGRAIPAVPTDFFGNMVLWAFPRLQVKDLLNSSYGSVVDAIRDAVARVDGEYIQSFVDFGALADRSGEELVATAAAAGTMLCPDLEVDSWLGFQFHQMDLGTGPPCAFLPPDLPIEGLMVFVPSRTAKGGVDLFMAVAECHVDAFQQICHSID from the exons ATGGAGACCATGAAGGCAACAAGAACGCTGGTGCAGCCCGTCTACTCCACCCCTCACCCGCTCGCCGGCGAGAAGGTCCCCCTGACCGTCTTCGACCGCGCCGCCTTCGACATCTTCGTGCCCACCGTGCTCGCCTACCCCGCGCCGGCGCCGTCCAACGAGGCGCTCAAGGATGGACTCCGCAGGGCCGTGGCTCTGTACCCTCACCTCGCGGGCCGACTCGCCGTCGACGACCGGGGCCGCCGGTTCCTTCACGTAAACGACGAGGGCGTGCTTGTGGTCGAAGCAGCAATCTCGGCTGACCTGTCCGGCGTGCTCGCCGGCGGTATGACCGACGCAAACGTCGTCGTCGACGAGCTGTACCCGAGTCTCCCAGAG GACAACGTTGGCGCGGCACTCCTGCAGATCAAGCTCAACCGCTGCAGGTGCGGAGGCCTCGTCGTCGGCATCATCTGCCACCACCACGTCGCCGACGGCCACTCCATGAGCGCCTTCTTCACCACGTGGGCCAGCGCGGTGCGCGCGGGCAAGGACTTCAGCGTTCCAGCGCCGCCCTTCCTCAAACGCGCGGCCACCGCCGTGCCCCGCGCCACGCCGACACCGATTTTCGACCACCGGTCCATCGAGTTCATGGGAGGCGGGGACGGCGGCCGCACCTCCAGGATCAAGTCGTACGCCGTCGTGCCCATGGACGAGATCAAGAGCCTCACCGTGCACTTCACCGACGAGTTCATCGCTGGCCTCAAGGCGCGCGTCGGCGTCCGGTGCAGCACGTTCCAGTGCCTCCTCGCGCACGTGTGGAAGAAGATCACTGCGGCGCGGGACCTCAACCTGGAGGAGTTCACGCAGGTGAGGGTGGCGGTGAACTGCAGGGGCAGGGCTATCCCTGCCGTGCCGACGGACTTCTTCGGCAACATGGTGCTGTGGGCGTTCCCGAGGCTCCAGGTCAAGGACCTGCTGAACTCGAGCTACGGCAGTGTGGTAGACGCTATCCGCGACGCTGTGGCGCGCGTCGACGGCGAGTACATCCAGTCCTTCGTCGACTTCGGGGCTTTGGCGGACAGGAGCGGTGAGGAGCTCGTGgctacggcggcggcggccggtaCGATGCTGTGCCCGGACCTGGAAGTGGACAGCTGGCTGGGGTTCCAGTTCCACCAGATGGACCTCGGCACCGGGCCGCCGTGCGCGTTCCTGCCGCCGGACCTGCCCATCGAGGGGCTCATGGTCTTCGTGCCGTCGCGCACTGCCAAGGGTGGCGTCGACCTGTTCATGGCCGTCGCGGAGTGCCACGTCGACGCGTTCCAGCAGATCTGCCACTCGATCGATTGA